The window TTCATCCCGCTAAAAATACATGTTTTCAAGTAGATTTCTTAGAATAGGATGAATTTCAACTCAAAAGAATCAGTTATGCCTTCTCTTCCCTTTTACAGAAATCAATCCCAGGAACAAAGCGGTACAATAATTATTCGTTATAAGTGAAATGcttcaaaaatacaaaaacagtTCACGAGATTACAAGCAAACCAGATAGAAAAAAAGGGGTCCATGAAACCCTAAAATCAAACTTCCTTTACATAAATGTTACTTGGGTCTTAGCAAGTGTCTGCTCAAGGTTCTTCAAATGAATATTTGAATGCGATGATTCCCACGGTCAGATACCACAATTTGGCCATTACTGAGGAGCGCTACTGATGATGGACCCTGAAACTGTCCTAAGTTGCTGCCCCGTTTTCCAAATTGATCCACAAACTTGCCATTCACTTCAAAGACTTGCACTCTACTATTACGATAATCACAGACAAGTAGATGACCTGATTTAGTCACTAACAAAGAACAGGGCCAGTGAAACTCTCGATTCCTCGTCCCTGCAAACTGATACTTATAGTCCCCCTCCCGGGTGAATACTTTCACACTGTGATCACTCCAGTGTTGTGCACAGTCTGACACAATGAGATAATCACCAGACTGAACACAATGAAGAGGATGACTAAGACAACTGGGTCCACCTATCTTTCTTAGAAGCTTTCCATCAGGGGAAAAGAACTGAATGAAATGGCCAGCCACAATAATATTGCCATTGGAATCCAGTGATAAACCACGTGTAGTGTAGCCAAGCTGGCTATCAAGGCTTCCATCCCCACCAATCATACTAATGTACCTCCCTTCTTCGTTAAAAATTTGGATTCGATGGTTCCCGCTGTCTAAAACATAAATATTTTCATCTTCACCAAAAGCTATTCCTTTAGGGTTTTCAAACTGTCCCTTGTCGCTACCCTGACGACCAAAGGATCTCAGAAAATTGCCCTTGCAGTCAAATATCTGCACCTTGTGATAGGAAGTGACTGCGATTTCGTCCCTGGAATTTACTGCTACCCCCCAAGGATACTCAAACATTCCATCTTTCGagcctttttttccaaaagataAAATAGGTTTGACATTAAAAGATTTAATTAAAACGGAAAAAGGGCTACCACGAATATGTTGCCCGTTTACCTCAACTGACAAATTACATTTACCTACAAATGTAGAAGAATAGCTGATTTTGTAGGTCCCATCTTTGTTATAAGCATCAACAAGGAATGGGGTTATGCATTCTTGCCCTCGCTGGTCCCTCAACTCTACCGTtatattgtcattattattgtaACATCGTTCTCCAGCCGCGTTCCTTGTCGTTAAATTGAATTGAGCTTCACGCCCAACAGTTCCTTCATTAAGTCCTTTGCCGTTGGCAAAAGATTCGCCTGCATCAGTTGTGCTGCGAAACTTCAAAAGACCAATGCTTCCGCCGATGATTGTCTTCAGGATCTTGTTATTTTCCATGAAAACTAATTCAAACAGGCTTGCAGGGTCGAGCTTATATGGCTGCAACTGTCCCACCCGTTCTAGAATGGTTTGCAATGGCTTCTTTAGCTGAACCACCTCAACGTCTGTGCTTTGTGTCAAAAGTTTCTCAGCTTTTTCCAGCGCAGATTCGATCATATTCATTTCCTGCTGAATCGCTATTTTCTTGGTCGTTAGACTGTCCAGCGATTTCTTGGTTTCGTTTTCCACTGCTTCCTTGATATTTTGCCTTTCCTCTTGAAGTCTCCTCATTAAGTTATTAACAAAACCATCGACGTCTCTTAGCATGTCCTCGCTTCGTTGAACAAGCTGAGCGTAGTCCTCGTCAATTTGAGCGACCATGTTCAACACTGCCTGCAAATTGTCTCTTGGCGTTTGAATTGAACCTGCCATCTCGATCTTTTGAGCTTCGGCTTCCACTTGGGTTAATGTCACCTTGTGTCCTGCGTGATCCAAGGTGACACAAGTTTGGCAAAGTGAGTTTTCGGGACAAATCTTGCAGAATAACTTGAGCTGTTCTTTCTCGTGCCCAATTCCTAGAGCAAAACACGGGTCGTTTCAGTACTATCTCAGAGTCTTTTCCTTGAAAATCCTTTACGGCCAAAACGCTGTGATCTTTGAAGCCTGGCAACACTCTTCACAATAAAACTTGCAATTCTTGAAGCAATACGAGGTTTGAGAGCTTTTTTTGTCAGAGTTTCCGCATGTTACTTGCGTCTTGTCATATTCTTTAATAGCTAGGGCATCGATTAAGctgcgaaaaaaaaatcttgtggGAAGATCTTTAAATCAAATGTGGTGTAGTCAGAAGTAAAGAGACACACACTCTTCCATTGCTTTTTATGTAGTGTCCTTTATTCACTGAACGATTATCTTATATTGTAATACAGAGATTATTTTACTTCTACTCGGTAACAGTACTTTCACGTCATGAAATAGCGTGCAGTAGTTTCACATAAGGTGACCATAACACGTGTCCTTGTCAGTATAGGTAATCActtgatttcgagtgcaatttggaatatatgatcttttgcaatttttttcaaagaccacaAACTGCACTCACCCGTAATCAATGCACTGCATCCTTCCCGGGCAATGTTTAAGGAACGATCAAAGAATACAATCAGAGAATTACAAGTCGAACTCAATACTGTTCATGTacgcaaaatatacattcatttacgtcaacgGGTGAAACTGTGCGGCAAATATACGTTCATTAATTATATTAGCACTTTTATGAACTTCATTAACGGGAAcaaactttcaataacgctatttgcatatgtAAAGCATCAATGGATGAATAATTGCActtttggacaatcaaagataacaaatatacttCCAATCTCGCGCAATAgttaatcattaacactaatAGAAAATCGGTTGCATAGTATGACAATCAAAAATTTGCCTAACGCGATTCCTTCCTTGCTCCACATGCAATGTTCAGAAACGGACTGTATGATGGTGGTTTTTTGAGGTCAGAATTAGGACCTGGAAAGGCAGGACTGTTGTAAGCTGGTGCGCCGTTAGAAATGAAAATCTCGTGTTCATTTGGGTCGAGATTTAGCCTTGTCTGTGTCCGAAAACATTCAATCTTTGTTCAGTCATTCCACCAAGAAATGCCGAATGAAAAAGGAGTCCATTGATGGGTGAAATGGCCAGTGCTACAGTAATATTGCTCTCTCGCTTACCACATACAGTACTTGTCGATATGCCCTCTCTCCCATCCTTGCTCGTCCGTGACTTCTTGCTGTTCAAGTATTGTATCCACACTGTTCTACAAATATACTATTATTCACTGCAGCATAGCGCAGGAACCATTTGGCACAGTCGACTCTTTTCTACAGGACATCAGGACGGTTTCGTTCTGCTGGAAGTGGCCTTGCCAATTTTACACAAAACAACATACCTTCAAGTATTCTTGCTACTGTGCGGTCAAGGATTGCCGTTTTTCTTGGAAGACGTTGTCTCAATTCTTGATTTATCTATgctacaagcagttgcaaaaaggttgagacactaaATCGAAAATTCACTTCTTCCTCCTAAAAACCCTCTTCCAGTTCATAGGAAAACTCCCAACGACCCTCCCTCGCCttccccctttttcaatgttaatACCCTTTAGTTTGAATGCCAAGTGcagatggaaacaactttggcTGGGGGAaaaggatgggggggggggggggggaagcggGTTTGGGaatgcgctgacttgaatgacacgcagTGTTCGTTTACTAACAGTaccgttattgaaagttcgttggCGTTATTGAAGTTTgtggaagtgctaatgaacgtataTTTACCGtatagtttcaactgttgacgtaaatgaatgtatattttgcgtaaatggacagcaaaaggtgtaatatACAAAATTATCCAAGTCTTTGGTTGACTTGCCTACTCGTCCTGACCTAGTGGTAACGACCTCTTCGTTTTGAGTGGCTTACTCGTCAACATGACCAGAAGGCTTATTGTTTTCACAAGCATCAGAAACTGTCACAGCGGACCCACTGGAGTCATTGGATTCAATTGTTTCAGTGCCAACCTCCTCAGTATGACCAGTGACATACTCATTCGGCGCATGCCTTAAGTATTTGGCATTGCAAACTAGAGTGATACCTGTATCGACGTACACTGGACTGAACGTGTGTGACGAAACCCGCGCCACAAAAGAAGGTTTATTGTTTTCACAAGCATCAGAAACTGTCACAGCGGACCCACTGGAGTCATTGGATTCAATTGTTTCAGTGCCAACCTCCTCAGCATGACCAGTGACATACTCATTTGGCGCATGCCTTAAGTATTTGGCATTGCAAACTAGAGTGATACCTGTATCGACGTTCACTGGACTGAAGGTGTGTGACGAAACCCGCGCCACAACAGTGAGTCCTTTTCAACGCAAAACACCACGCATAAGTAAACTCAAGAAAACACGTAATACCAAACTAATACCTCAAGCACTTATTG of the Montipora capricornis isolate CH-2021 chromosome 7, ASM3666992v2, whole genome shotgun sequence genome contains:
- the LOC138055914 gene encoding E3 ubiquitin-protein ligase TRIM71-like, with translation MAGSIQTPRDNLQAVLNMVAQIDEDYAQLVQRSEDMLRDVDGFVNNLMRRLQEERQNIKEAVENETKKSLDSLTTKKIAIQQEMNMIESALEKAEKLLTQSTDVEVVQLKKPLQTILERVGQLQPYKLDPASLFELVFMENNKILKTIIGGSIGLLKFRSTTDAGESFANGKGLNEGTVGREAQFNLTTRNAAGERCYNNNDNITVELRDQRGQECITPFLVDAYNKDGTYKISYSSTFVGKCNLSVEVNGQHIRGSPFSVLIKSFNVKPILSFGKKGSKDGMFEYPWGVAVNSRDEIAVTSYHKVQIFDCKGNFLRSFGRQGSDKGQFENPKGIAFGEDENIYVLDSGNHRIQIFNEEGRYISMIGGDGSLDSQLGYTTRGLSLDSNGNIIVAGHFIQFFSPDGKLLRKIGGPSCLSHPLHCVQSGDYLIVSDCAQHWSDHSVKVFTREGDYKYQFAGTRNREFHWPCSLLVTKSGHLLVCDYRNSRVQVFEVNGKFVDQFGKRGSNLGQFQGPSSVALLSNGQIVVSDRGNHRIQIFI